The sequence ATACAAACTGCAGACAGATTAGGCCATTGTTGAGAATCATATATCTATCAATACTTACGGCACTGATAAAGCCGGTTAATTTTGGAAACGTCCAAGATACTTAATCCATTCTTTTGTCCTATAGGCACGTTGGGGTCTGGCTTGGGTACAATGCTAGGTTGTTTTGAAGTGTTAGAAAATGTATACCTGTCACACAGACAAAAGACATCAGTACATTCCAGAATGATACATCATAAAAAGGAATATTCCAACATCAATGTGTTCTAATCAATTCCAGCACCAtcatctataatataataaaaatgtgcataGCAAAGGGTATTAACTTACCTTCCATAATGCATCACTGAGCCATAGTCATACTCCAGACCCAGGTTATTAGTGTCTGTGGACTTGAAATCAGGCCGCCACACTGCAACAGGAAATGCCCAGTTACAACACCACATGCATCAATGAAAACAACTCAAAAtgaatatttatgtaattgcttTGTGCACAGTACTTGGTGAGATGTTCTGGTACATGATGTCGACATAGTCATCGCGGTCACTTCTCATATGTTCATGGTAAAATCCCAGggcatgatttagttcatgttgTATAATCCCTCTAATCACACAACCACCAGTCTGTACTCCAACCTTCTGACCTCCACCTGTTCGTCCAACCAATGACTCACAGCTGGAAACAGTAAGGAAGCAATGAGAGTTTGTTAATGGTTACAGCAtacatttgatttttatttatttgttttttgtttgctttgcacTCGAGAATATAGATTAGCAAATCTGCCATGGTATTTGTTTCCCTGCAAATCAGTGTCCAGATTGATTCAAGATCCCTGAAGTTTgcaaaccccacaataaatagtGAAGGGCAGCTATGGTTGACATCTGCTGACTGTGTTAAGATTTTTAAAGTAACTGGTTAATATTTTGGGTcaccaatgactgctttattattgttggctgataatgcttctgtctTACTATAATAACACACACTTTCTCCACCAGCtgatacaattgttattccactccCTTTTGTATCAAGTCTTCCCCACACCTAGATTGTAAGCCCATTAGGGCAGGGccttctttaccttctgttttatgtcatttgtATGTATCATGATTCtgtcaatgtacagcactgtgtaatatgtcagtgctaataataataataataataataataataataataataataatgataatattaataataataataataataattccaagcAATATTGAACTATTTTTCTCATCTCTCCTCTTAATAaacctttaataataataattccttttTGACATAGACAGAATGGAAGAACCTACCCCTCTGAAGAGACAATGTTGAGGAAAGCCGTCTCTGTTGTCTGAGGTATAAACCTCACACAGGTTAATGTCTCATACTCCTGCATAGCATTTGTAAACACCTTCAGTTGATTGTCATctgtggagaaagaatgatgCACATTTATTAATAGATTAGAGCAATAGATGGCCATGAAAACATTAGTAAACCATATGGAAGAGGAAACTCACTGTAATCAGGGGATAAGGTGTATGGAACAGGGACAGTCCCATCTTCAGATTTAGGCCACAGGCATTTTGAACACTTGGAAGCGCTGCGCCCAGTTTTTATAACAATGTCTCCTTGCTGTCTTGTCATGTTATAACCTGCATTAATCAGAAAAATAGACATGAAGCATTTAAATGTTAATTTACTATGAGCAAAATGCAtgtcatgtcatcatcatcatcaatatttctttatatagtacaaACAAATTCTGTAGcccacaattggggacaaacacaataatatacaatactggataatacagataAAGAGGTAGAAAGGCCCTGCTTacatgcttacaatctaagggacaatgggagtttgatacattaggttaggtctacatattgcatttcggtccagacagattgcaaaggtaaaagttatTAGTATGCAATATGATCCAGTcccatagcaatgttggtcaggggtcagAGTGTTATTGTCTTGTGGGAATTGTGCAAAGGGTGGTAAAAGTAAGAAGGTGAatgctggtgcagttttgttaatgaccTTGTTgtttagtagaataattttatattgaatttggtaaaaaaacaggcaaccaatgtagagactgacagagtggctcagcagaggaagaatgatttgcctGGAAAATCAATTTAGCCTCTGTGTGCAAAATGGATTGTAGAGGCTTGAGTCTGTTTTGGTGAAGACCAGTAATGAGggatttgcaatagtcaatgcgggagataatgagtgcatgaattagagttttgcagtgtcttgtgtaagatatgggTGTATTTTAGCAAAGTTCTTTTAAAAGTCTGCaccatgatttaaatatagagtcatgTGGGCAAAAAAAGGATGGTTCTGAGTAAAAGATCACACCAAGGCAGCAAGATTGTGGTGTGGGGTTTATGATCATGTTGTCAaccaaaatagaaatgtcaagtagGAAACTTCtcttgttgggtgggaatattattaactctgttttatttgtatttggaggtgaaatgagcacaagAGACATGGTGAAGGTATAGAatcaagaggacagaaggtagagCAGGAAGATAAGtaaagagtagatacttcatcttcatttgtgaaatcaaataaaaagaggatgtcagaggatgctgggaaggaattgagctgattgcttgtcgagggagatgataccattccaagtctgatcttatcaatcttgtactTGAAGTAagaagtggcgctatataaataactgatgatgctGGGCATGTAGGAATATTAGaaatgagggagccatgcagagaaatcgtCAAAGAATTGGTGCCACCAGGGGGATCGTTAGTCACAGCAACACACATAaagaattattactattattattatggtagattttTAAAGTGCTGCAACGCTGTACAGTAATAAaatcaggacatacataaaacagctacatacaaggtagacaaaataaacgcagaaaTGAAATCAACAGCATGAAGGACCCTGcccattacagagcttacattctaagtggaagcgggcacagctgaaataggaGGAAATAGGAGGAGCCAATGTGATGgagaatggagattgggacagttacaAGGGTGCAGTATTGTGAATAGTGTCATCGGGGATGAGGTCACCTCTAAAAGAGagattggttttcaaagagcatctaaagatttgaaggctgtgggaaagtctgattgagcgtggtagtgaATGAACATActtattcttaaaaagaaagttgCAGAGATGAAAACACCAGTTAATGAGATGTCAGATTAATAACTTAATCCTAACTTGTAACAATATCAAAGTAATATTATACCCATCTTTGTTTccattaaaaatatgtttcttaGATCAATAACACAACTTTACTTACTTTATAAGAGTTATTGTAGTTAAACTACAAATGCATGTACAATGTAAGACTCATTTCAACACACCGACTGAAAATAACATTGTTCTACATAAATACTATTGTTCTACATTTAGGGATGAATTAAATTATCCGCAAGGTGCTGACGGACATCATACCAATGTCCGTCTGTACACATTGCCAGAAAATGCAGTAACACGTTTCCAGTCCTTTTCTCCCCACATCTCTATGAAATGATAGGaagaatgagcagagatttgagaAAAAACATTGAGGCAATATATTTCCATAGACTCGTTATAGCTAATTCAATTCCCCCTTAGACTTCTTAGCCTAACTCCTTTGTATTGCATTTTAGCATTTAGTAGTAGGTTGATACCTTTGTTGACTTCAATAATCCTGCTGAAAATATCTTCAGGTTCACTGGCATCTGtatctgctgtaaatacaaatgtacatataatgtGGTATCAATGTATACTTCATCTATATGGATTGTCTCCTGAGCAGGGAAAAAACATTGCCTGGCTCCATTGCCCCTACAGCATTctgccccctccccacccccaatctgtggctctgaaaagagcagatTGAGGACCTCTTCTTAGTATCCTCACAAGAGGCCTCTGCTTGATCCTTTTAAACCTACAATGTGATAACCATGTATAATACATTTATCTGAATAGTTTCCTGAGTGCAGTTGTTGCAGTTTAATAAAGGaattcctaaaaatgtaatctaCATTTTATGTTAATGTTTTATTTGCTATACATGACTTCCATAAGACCAGATAAATATGTTATATGACCAGATTCTCATATGTTACAGTGTGTCCAGATATAAATGTCTAGTATATGGTTTAAAAAATTTATTAGGAAAATGTTCCTActtctgttttgtatttttaaattcaGAAGTAAGTGTGAGTGAGGTTGATGAGACAGCTAAAAAGACAGCATTGTCCCCAAGACAAACACATTTATACATATcacataaaaaaattacaatataatcAACTTTTATGCCCCTCTACATATTTATATAGAACAATATCGTAAGACCTTCTCCTAACTGAACCACAGAAGGTTCACTCAtctcaaattatattttaaaagtatgaaAAATCCAAATAGACGTTGACAATGTGAGTATAATCACATACAGAGTAAAGGGGAATAATAAAACAATCTTTAGCAAACAGTGTTTATTGTGCTGTAGTAAATttccaaaatgtaaatgttttacttACCCAAAAGTATGTAAAATATCCCAGTGTTGGTCATTAATGCACAATATTTAATGGTAAACATATCTACATTCTTGGCAGTGTGTAGCTAAACTAGGGCAGTATGGGGTGTGTCTATTCTTAACGGTTATACCTGGATGAGATGTTGCTATCTCCTTTATCATGTTCATTGTTTGTGTGTCGGGTTTTGACAAAGAGAAACATATAGGTGGGTAAAAAATTGATATCAGTAGAAGAGTTAGATGGTTTAAAGCAtgaagagaaagagacagagaaagagagacagagagagagagagagaaagagagagaaaaagagagagacagagagagagaaaaagagagagacagagagagacagagcaaGAGAAAGAGGGGTGTTCAATGAACTATTGTGCTGTGGGGTgtaaaataagctttaattaTAAGTGACCATGATAAGAGCATACCTAGTAATATAATAATGCTGAATATTACTTCACTGGGGTCTGGTGATCACCCTGTTTCAGTGAGTGCCCTGACATCTGTAACAGGTCATTGATTCTCTTCATGTTTCACACTGGCAGAAGTGTTGTTGATGCCCCAATCCCATTAGCTGCTTGTTGAAAAATTTTTGGTTGGATCAGCATTGCTGTCCTGCTACAGTCATCATGGTACCTACTGAATCAGAGGGAACTCCGGAACCAAGGTAAGAAATGTTCAGTATTATTGTATTACTTATTGAACTTGAATCTAGTACTTCTGGGTATAACTACTGGAAAGCATTTGTGACTTCCAGGTGCTGTTATCAGGATCTCATTGAACATAGCGCAGACAGTGCAGATGTGAATCTCTAGTCCTCAGGGGCTGAATCCCGTTACCTCCTCACATACATGCTTCTCTTCCTCCACGTACTAAGTGGGTGTTACCTGTatttaattgtttaataaatgtgataatGACCCCAATACATTTTGATTTCTCTTTAAGATTTACTTAATTGTTGAATATTGTGAAATCGTGTATTGCTACAGCTGCATGATGGTCTAAATCAGGCCTGTTCAACCTGCGGCCCTGCAGGTGTTGTAAAacaacaatccccagcatgctttgccagtagacaacctattgatagctggaagggcatgctgggacttgtagtttcacaacatctggagggccgcaggttggacaggcctggtctaaatgCTTGCCGGCATGGATCTATAGGATACCACAATTCTTGAAGATATAAGTGAAACACAAAATGTATATACATGATCACTAGTACAAAAGATGCATTAGCAGATGTTGCAACATCCATAAAACATCTGAACTAGCAATGATACTAAACCATATTTAGGCATATAGAAACAGAGAgcatttattagaaaaaaacttaatgtaagtgaataaataaaagataataaaagcaaATGGACCAGAGATTAAGGAGATCATTGAACATGCAGCAGAGGAGAGTGTGAGGAGTAAATAACAATATAGAAGCAAATAGatgaaatagtaaaaataaacagaacaaagAAGATGTAGAAAGGGACAAGACagggaaaaattaaaatattcaaaTGAGAGTAAAAAAATGCAGCTTACCAAAGCCATTAGTTTCATTGTGGGAAAGCTGAAAGATAAATAAGTTTTGGTTTATactcacatttttattaatgttactCACTGGTCTCACTTGGAGTTTTTATACTTTTGAGGACGTCACATGAAGTGGCAGAATTCTTGAGGAAGAAGAGGTGAAGCTCTCACCCCCTGTCCCTAGACTCTTTACCATAAATCACTTAAATACAGTATATTCCTGTGCTCATCAATTTGCGAAAGTGCATTGTAACACATGTCACTCTGCAGTAACTGAGGTCCATGGCGAGGGAAGAGAGTGAAAGAGAAGTAGATTACCTGCTCTTCCTCTATCTTCTCTAATCCTACTGGCACACAGTCCACTCCTTACATAGTGAATATAAGAGGAAGTGACCAGTAATCTATGTCACCCTATACATTATAATGCATAAAATTACTGGTGAAGGGTAGAAAGCCTTATATTTATACTATTATTAGATAttctaaactaaaaaaaaaaactaaatataattttcaaataaaaaactgTACAGTAGAACCCCATACAGTACCATACAGTACCATACAGTACCATACAGTACCATACAGTCACCTCAAACCTTCCTCAGCATCAGGTAACATTGTGCTATTCATACTCCTCAGTATCTCACCTGTAATGATCGTTTTAAAGGTAGACTTGTCACTGAGTCCATAACACCAAGCAGAAGAAAAAAAGCGAACATTCCATCCATCTTGTTGATATATTGCTCTCTTTGTTCTTCTATATATTATTCTCTGTAATGTATTATGTAGAATCTCTCTAGCTGTATGGTAACCTCAGTCCCAGGATCACCTTTTATACAGGTACTGGAGAAAATCTAACCAACCACAAGGCAGATTAGCTGATCTCAGGAATGACCAGAAGAGATGCCTGGGGTCAGTGCATGGCTGTTACAGGTGTgtaattatatgtatgtgtgaccACATGGTGATTATCATGATGAGATTCTGTACATGGTTTATCCTCACTTGAAGGTTTGTAAATTCTGCAATTAATAGTCTTGATAAAATTTAGTGGTTTCTCACTTCAATGCTTAACCTTTGAGAGCTGATTTCTTTTTGGCAAACAGTGAAATTTGTGGAAACTTCAACGTTAGTGAAATATTTTGTTGATATTTAGTTGTGTATTGTGGATTAGTATTGGGGCGTcctatatatacaatacattacaatatCTTCATCAAAGAGTGACTATCATCTATGACAACTTTAAACAAGAGAATAGTAATTAAGAGATCATGGTAACTGgattattaatttcatagtacGACACATGAACAACTACATTGTGATTTGGGTTATTTTGGTTGtagcaaataataattaaatataaatatttactatcctacattttactgtattgaatttTTAAAAGTGCATCACTGGGAAACATCATGTTTGTATAATTACTGTTATTGTTATTAGTGTTATAATTACTTAAAGATCACAAACAGACAGCTTGCCtaaaatattactattataaCATTGCATAGAAATGGATTTGGCTGTTAAAATGTAGTATTCTCATTTTTATGCCTTTAAAGGGACTTCATTTTATACAATCACATGTTGAGTTCATGTATCAAAAATCCAAAATTTGTAACCGACTTCAGCACATTTTGCACTGTGATGTAACTGCTCTATTACATACCATTTATCATTCCCTTAGCAGAACATTTTGAAACTCAAAACCCAAAATTCTGATGTGAGTGCAGCTGTGAGTAAAGCCCCCTCTGGCGGTGAAGCATGATGGTGGGTCAAGGAGCAAAGAGGTGTCCAGCAGTCATATAAAAAGGGCAAATTGCAAACAAGGGACAAACAATCAAAGGATCTGATATCTCTCTACTGTGTAATTTATTTTCCAATCCACTAAGCTAAGGTCTTGTCATATTTCAAAATGATGTTGTCCAAATGTAATTgcccaataaataataaataaagaccCCAGACAACATCcacagagcaaaaatatgtgaaatGGGGCACTCAAGAGGCATCATTAGCCCCTAGTACTTATAATTTCTGTTTCTGAGTGAAGACTTTATCTTGGgatgtttatattaaaatgtgtttcagCGTCACACACATCTGCATTCTTTTAGCATTTGTTACGTTACTGTCACCTATTTACACTTTCGGGAGTGTTTCAAAGCATCTAAAATGAATTTCACCCTGGCCATTCTCTTGATTTTCCACACCAgcacttctaattttccactttgaccactgacaaTGCATAACATAGATCCACCTAAACTATTACTCACAAGACAAACATGCAAATAAATTCTGGAGAGGTGACAACTTtacatctaaaacataaaaagtcTAGATGAATCTATACAATGCAAATACTTACTCCCCAGTGATTTCAATCTAGACTCTAAAACAAAATcatgtaaaaacatttatttcttatgttcccttttcttctttctcctcttttACTTCTCCATTTCTTTCTCcaacttcaaacacacaaatgacTATAACCTTATTCTCTAAATTATTAAACAAATGTGAATTATTACTATGTATAGTCTCATCTCGCAAATTTACAGTTGCAAACATTGCAAATTTATCTTTTAATCTTAACCActtatgtgtgtgttaggaacccctctagccggcacAGCACAatccggagtctactctgccagtctgGTATTCACTGTAGTCCCTACTTGTGGGGATAGATTTGGTCggagactaacagagggtcgtgaagtgcgtaccggctggggagaacccaggaaagcggagtcaagtccaggcaagggtcgagggccagcagcagacagcgaatccaataaacaagccgaggtcaagggccacgagcaaacaggaaagtcggtaaacacgccagagttcggggtcacaagaaacacaggcaagtTCCAAATCCAGGCatagggtcatacacgggcaatccaacagaatatccaaagaacaggaacaaggagcagagcaggtcagcagaactgttaacagaagctataaccggcattgAGCCTGCAGGCCactctgccttaaatactggtggccaccaatcagaacCTAGCTCTGAAAACATCTCCAGGAGCTCACTAATTAATAAATCAAGTTCTAATGGGCTGCAGATTGTTGCCTGTTTTTGTGCACGTGCCTAGCTGTCCtcagttgccgggacgcggcgctacagagaGAAGCGTTcgactgttgccttggcaacggtcgggacaccggcggaaatgatgtcccgatcgtcaaggtgacggccaggacgccagagggcaccagaagcgagccgcggcggctgtgagtaccgccgcggctcatgacagtacccccccccccttgaggaggggttaaggaaccccgacacccaggtttcttagggaattttttaaagaattctttAAGATATTTAGTGGCAtgaagttgtcttcgcggaacccaagaccgcacCTCCACACCTCGATTCTTCcattgtaccaggaagtgcacctggccCTGTACCTTCTTAGAATCAAGAATCTTCTGGATAACAAATTTTTTAGTTCTGTTACGATTCTGTCCATATGAACTTGGAAGCTGGGGTTGACTTGGATAAAGTACAGGTTTGAGCAGGGAGCAATTTAATGTGTTGGGGATCTTCAATGACccaggaattttcaacctaaatgccccgggattaatctgcttgacaatgagtaacggaccaatgaatttagggcccaatttcttgcagggttgtctgagcctaatatttcttGTAGAAAGTTACACTTATtg is a genomic window of Mixophyes fleayi isolate aMixFle1 chromosome 2, aMixFle1.hap1, whole genome shotgun sequence containing:
- the LOC142138981 gene encoding embryonic protein UVS.2-like, which encodes MTRQQGDIVIKTGRSASKCSKCLWPKSEDGTVPVPYTLSPDYNDNQLKVFTNAMQEYETLTCVRFIPQTTETAFLNIVSSEGCESLVGRTGGGQKVGVQTGGCVIRGIIQHELNHALGFYHEHMRSDRDDYVDIMYQNISPMWRPDFKSTDTNNLGLEYDYGSVMHYGRYTFSNTSKQPSIVPKPDPNVPIGQKNGLSILDVSKINRLYQCHVCAHLLTNKNGILKSANYPSAYPNDASCVWLIRTTTKGITLDFNGFDVEYSADCVSDYIKIYDGPSRTSPVLLDKTCGTGPIPRIVASTNQMLIEFVSDSSVTGVGFKAKYSSV